The Quercus robur chromosome 3, dhQueRobu3.1, whole genome shotgun sequence DNA segment tctcaaaaactaGCCCCTAAGTCTGTCTAAATATCCATTATACCATCATCAAGCACTTAATATATTCATTTGCTCAAGGTAGCTGCATTTTTTAGCCTTCATAACAGCTcgtacaaaattttatttcattttttattattattatctattttaacataagaacctattttttttctattttaaaaaatcacttTTCAGAACATTTATATCAGATTATTTATTCCAAActccatttcattaaaatatcaaattttcttgatttttttaagttgtTCAATTCTCTTCACATACTACAACCACCATCCACTCTTTTCCTACATCATTgggaaacacaaaaaaagaataaaaaaacaaaatgcgCAACCGCAATGCTTGTGTATATTTGCACAAGTCTGGTAGCAAACATGCGTTTTGCACAATTGATGTGTAAGTTGATGTgggtaatttttgggtttggtttagcAAAATTTGGGGCTTATGCTATTTTACATACACAAATATGAATGCTCTTAATTGTATGCTTCAACATTGTTTTCAATAATCtaaaccccaaattttttttttttttttttttgccctaggttaattttttgtgattggttctTAAACATTTTCCCATGTCTTCACTCACGTACTGCATGCAACCAAGCTGTGTGTGATCTATATCACCAAGTTCTTATGCGCACCATTGTGTTAGTTTGCATGTAAAGGAAAATGATAGATTAACTCCTCTTGTGTTCGTAGCTTATGGTATCATATTTTATACTAAATGAATTGGAGAATTCTTTTACTTTCAAATCAATTCCATATCAAGTTTCAGATTGATAGTAATTCCCATGAGAAAAAGCATCTTGAGCATCTCCTTCCACTATTGCATCGTGACATCTCTACCTTATCTGCACCGAGCTCATTGAGGCTAGTCAAAATGATGACTTACTACATGCTTTAGAGAGGAATATTTACTGCATTTCAGTgttttcataatttcatttcaGTCATACATACATCATTAGCATGTTCACTGTTCCTGGATCAGCATTCTATTTTGAAAGGCATAGTTTGTCCAATATgcgtttttgtgtgtgtttttagtACACGATTTGTCCCTCTTTAGAACCATGTGATCCTTGTAGGTGCTTGTTTGaacttttacaaattttgaGATATGAGTACCATCAAATAACTTGGGGCAGGGTTATTAAAGAGATCCTTATACTAGATATGGAAGAGGTTGGTTTCCTGGTGGAAAGCAATGAAAAATGTATCCCTGAGTGGCTAGAAGGTGTTATCAAGATCATACCCCATAGATTGCCATAGACAGGAACACACAATGataaatattgaaatttgatGGTGATCATGACTCATGAGTGAATGATACCAAATTTCAATTGCTTGGAAATTAATGCACTAGTAAGTagtaacttcttcttttttggagaaacttGCCCAAGTAACTTTTGGAGAGATTTGGTAGGTATACCAATGGAGTGCTCTATTTCATAATGTGGCACTTAACGGATATGTCAACAAACCATTAATGGAGAAGTTAATTTTACTAATAGAGATAAGTTTTAGGgtgtaaaactcaattttttaaacttcagggtgtaaaattcaagtTAACTCCAAATGTTAGGAGTGTATTTTGCAATTTATCcaaaaactttttataaaaaaattgatagtacCCCATCATATATGagttttggagatttttttttttttcaaaataacaccaattttaaaacaattttattagtttCCATAGTTGCTAAACTATTTAGTAAACTAACGTATCAAGGGTAAGAGACTTGATTTCAATGAAAATTCACCGGGAAGTTGAGTTTTAAACCCTGAGTTCCACAAACGAAAACCAATAAGCCTcagtctcttcttcttcttcttcctcttctcccTCTGAAAAAAATTCCACGACAAccaaagaaataacaaaaacacaaacaagagATCAAAGCAGAAACCACATGAAGCAAGAGATCAACCACGAACCCAGCGGCGAACCCAGTTGGTGAACCCACGAACCAGGCGGCGAAACCCACGAACCTGTGTAATCCTCAGGCGAAGGTCGTTTTCCCTCTGtttcactcttttttatttgtgcagagcacacacaacacacactgTGGGTCTCTGTCGAATCAAATGGAAAGCGAAGGCAGCAACATCAGCAACGACAACAAGGAAAACAAGCAGTGGAGAGCAGAAGAAGCGATAGCAGGAAACGCTGAAGCCCTTCAGGCACTCAGAGAGCTCATCACTTTTCCTCTCTATTACTCTTCACAAGCTAAAAAACTCGGTCTTAAAGTAAGTACTtacatacaaacaaacaaagactCTACTTTATTTACCTTTTATTTCGTATTCAATGATCTGAATCGTTGTTATTAATTAGTATTATGTTCTAGCTTTAGTTTTAGCCTAATTGGTTTCTGGGTTTGCTTCCAGTGGCCCAAAGGTTTGCTTCTCTATGGTCCACCAGGCACTGGAAAGGTATTTCTCTCTGCAAACTTATACATAcatttatatattctttaatGGGTATTGTTTTGTTCAGACTTAAATATGTTCTGTTGTGAATTGGGATTCATTTAGCTTGGCCAAAGAATATATAGGTAATGGGATGCTTTTGTGGGAATTTATTAATGAAGTTTGAGGTATGTTTTTGGTCCTGGGCATGAGCATAAACCGCTTAGTCCGGCAAGGGTGAATGACCTTGGATTACCTTGGTAACTAGTTCTGGTGACTGGGGTTAGTTGCCCGTAAATTTTACTGGGTAGAGGCGAGTCTAAAGGGCTCTTATTTAGAAAGGTTCcctacattataaaaaaataaaaaggaagttTGAGGAATGATTTCCATTTTTTCCCCTATTGGGTTAGTGGcaatcaattttgttttcttgaaaGATTTTATTTTGTGGCAAATGGAGTCCAAtggtgtgtgtgtttttttttttttgggggggggggggggggggggggtgtgtttATGTtaaatttggcatttttttgttttgttttaaaaatgcaGCCTCAGGAAAGAAATGTGTGCGCACTTTTGATGAAATTGTTAATGTCTTGGTACAATGTTTTGTTCTTGACATGTGGGCATTGTAGGTTTGTgcaagttttgattttttgattttttctgtTTAGTATTGGGAAGCTGGTTATCCTTCAAAATTTTCGGTTCAAGTTTTGTGTTATGTTTggtttacaaaaagaaaaacgagaaacaaagtgaaaatttgtactacaatttttttgggtgaatTTTCTGTAACTCATTCTTTTGCACAATCAATGGAGGCTGACTCTTTGCAGGGAATGATGAGGACAGGGTTCACAACTCAGtacatgttctttatttttctctttttgcctACATGTATGCGTATCTAGGTTTGTCTGTCTAATTCAAGTCTGAGTAGCTTATAGTTGGTGATGAGATGATGTCTTGGTTTGGTTTGCTTGTATTCGAAGTTATGAGATtaattccattttattttatttttatttttcttgctatCCTAGACAAGTTTGGTACGGGCAGTTGTTCAAGAATGTGGTGCACATTTAATCATTATCAGGTATGGGATCATCACTTATTTGTATGTTCTTTGCTTTAGATTTTGAAGACTGATCTTTGTGTGGTGCTGAAGCCTTTGTTCTCTTAAAGGTTTATAGTTTCATGTCCTCCagactttttatttgtttcatcaTTTTATGATTGATTTTATTGTTGGGTGTGTTCTGCAGTCCACACTCTGTTCATAGAGCACATGCTGGAGAAAGTGAGAAAGTTTTGCGGGAGGCATTTTCAGAGGCATCATCCCATGCAATGTTGGGCAAGCCATCAGTTATCTTTATCGATGAAATCGATGCACTCTGTCCTCGTCGTGATTTTAGGTATGTAGATGAGAACGTTGATGTATTTGTTACCTCACCATTTGATGTATGGACTTTTGAACTGCACTTTCTATTAATATGCGtggcaaaaaaattaatagcatAAGGAAATTGAGTACTTGAAGGTGTTAtaaggagaggagaggagaggaagattctttttttttttcctctgtaaGTTGGGGCTTATGATGTAAGTGGGTTGAGGTGGGTATATGCTTATTGAAAAATATGGTATTAggtagtgttttttttattataagtataaaattttgatatattaaGTAGTGTTGCAAATCAAGACTTCGTTAGGTTGGCTTTGTTTGAGTTTCTGGCCCTTTGGAATTGGAATTATTGTAGTTTCATTAGGCTCTAGTCAAGAGGGGTGGTATTATGAGTATCATATCCTTGGTAATTGAACTGTGGATGATGTTGATCATGAGCAATGAGATAAAATTTCTAGTGTCTTGTTGATTAAATTTCTAGTGGCCAAAAACTCAAACTTTTCTGATCTCTATCTGCTCTTCAACACCTATCTTTTTAACTGTTCTGTGCATGCACATGTGTGTTGACATTTGAGGCACACTGCAGATATAATGCCATTTGCTTTTTTCATTATTTGCCTATAAGATGATGTGGAACATGGCATATAACTGAACTGTGTCGCTGTGACACTGATTGTAATGGCTGCACTAAGTGATGTTTCATATGCAGAAGGGAGCAAGATGTTCGTGTAGCCTCTCAACTCTTTACACTAATGGACTCCAGTAAACCTTCCTCAAATTCGGCACCACAAGTTATCGTAGTTGCCTCCACTAACAGGTTATTGTCTCTCTCAGATCTATAGAGTTAGAGTTTCTGCTGCTCTATTTTCCTACAAACTTGATTATTGTACATCTATAAAAGTTTCTTAAGAAATTTACTTTGTCAACATATTTTTCATTACTGGTTATTGACTTATAGAATATATTTGGAGTTGCTACAAATATATGATTTCAGGTTGCCTTAGCGCATTTTTCTGTAGCTTTCCTGCtgtaattttgtgatttttttttattgtatcttGATTATGGCAATTTCTTAAATTGAATtgtgtgaaaattttataattggttATTACCATTCGTTCTATGTCAAAGCTTATTTCAAAAGGCTTATTGTGGGCAATGGGCTGTTGTTTCGTGGTGATTTAAACTTTCGAGTCTACCTGATCTTCTACAGAACTTAAGGCAATTGAATTATACTATGAGTTCAATATCATATGATTTCCAGTTCCAGTTCCAGTTCCTTTGTTTTGTACTGTTTTTATAAACctttaaatgtatttttaatATCTGATTTCTGTGTACGAAGAGTGGATGCAATTGATCCTGCACTAAGAAGATCAGGGCGCTTTGATGCTGAAGTTGAAGTTACTACACCTACTGAGGAGGAACGCCTTCAAATTCTCAAGGTTAGCATGAGTCTCTTAAATTTATGTGCCATCCTTGGGTCCATTATCCTATGACACTCATCGGTCTACCAAAATGCTGCCAGTAGTGCTTCAAACTAATTTTAAATCTTTTAGCTAGTTTGATAGGAGGTTGGATAGTTAAGTACACTATTATTGGCTGAAAGTAGACATTATTTGTGTTAATTAATTTTCAGCTCTACACAAAGAAGGTTCCTTTAGATCCCAATGTTGACTTAAGGACCTTAGCTGCATCTTGCAATGGCTATGTTGGGGCTGACTTGGAAGCTTTATGTCGTGAGGCTACCATATTTGCGGTCAAAAGGTCTTCTGATGCAAATGAAGATGCCAGTGTGCTCAGCTTAACAATTGAAGACTGGGAACATGCAAAAACCATAGTTGGGCCCAGCATAACAAGAGGTGTTACTGTGGAAATCCCAAAGGTGACTTGGGAAGATATTGGAGGACTAAAAGATTTGAAGGTTTGTAATATAAACTTCTCATTTTGCATTGAAAGCCTCGTGGAACTCCTGAGgacaccttttttttaaaattcttggaCAGAAAAAGCTCCGGCAAGCTGTTGAGTGGCCTATTAAACATTCTGCTGCATTTTCAAGGCTGGGAGTATCTCCTGTACGAGGAATTCTTCTCCATGGGCCTCCAGGATGCTCAAAAACGACCCTTGCTAAAGCTGCAGCTCATGCCGCccaagcttcttttttttccctgagGTTCGAACATTTTGCTTGTCCCAACAACTGATATGTAGCTCATGCTGCATTTTTTGGATGTTATTATATGCTTAGCATTGAAGTCCACCTGTTTTATGAATCACCTGCTATACGCACATTGAGATTACTcatcagaaaattaaaaagaagcatTTGAGACTGAAAGCTTCAAATTTAACTATCTGGTTTCTCAATCAAAGTGGTAGACAAAATAAATGTTTACCATCACAAAACAATCTTGAGATTAGCAAATGGGCTAGTCAATGAGCTGTACCGTCTGGAGAGATTTCGGGTAGTAAACAGTGGCCAAGGTGACTGAACCAATAATGAACTAAGATGTTAAAACAATCCCTTAATCGCTCTGAATCAAGCGAAGCACTTAACAGTAAAATCTGTGCAGAATTAGCTAATCTAGGGACTTGCATAAGAAGagaacaacaaagaaaaaaaatgaaggatttTCCTTATCTAATTTGAATAGTTCCTTGGGTTTCTTGCAATAACTATCAGTAAAATAATCTTCTCCTGAGTTATCTAAAGCCCATatttcatcccaaaaaaaaaataaaatcggCCTTCCTAAAAAACTAAGCTAttggatgagttttttttttttctccctcaatTTAACAAAATGATATTTCCAATGGCAAAATGTTCTCTTTGGCGCTCCCTAAATGGCTATTTTTGTTATCTTCAAAAGAGCCCTCCCTGACATTTGATCCCGTACCAGATTATGATTAGGTTTATGTCTGGCTTTGGCTTATGGTTATGAAAATCTTTATGTTCAACCTTTTAGATTTGTATGCCTTGGAAATTTATAAAGTATGAATCAGTGGTGCAGAATTGTATTCGATGTATGTTGGAGAGGGAGAAGCTTTGTTGCGGAACACATTTCAGAGAGCTCGCCTTGCAGCACCAAGCATAATATTCTTTGATGAGGCTGACGTTGTTGCTGCTAAACGGTTAGTTTGCTTGTGTCGTGTTGTTAATACATGCTAAATATGACTACCCTCCACGTGTTTTGACATTAGCATAGAACTATGTGGTGCATGCAAAGATATGTTTTGACACTAACCTCCACAAGCATGCCTAGACAAACTCTGTGGTACATGCAAAGATATGTTTACACAACTTAAGAATACATAATGTGAACTCAAGATTGTGGGGATGCAATACATGGAAGGATTGTGATGTAAGTGTTCACTTTCTGTTGGTTTCCACAGGATATCATgcttgtcaa contains these protein-coding regions:
- the LOC126719029 gene encoding cell division control protein 48 homolog B isoform X6; protein product: MESEGSNISNDNKENKQWRAEEAIAGNAEALQALRELITFPLYYSSQAKKLGLKWPKGLLLYGPPGTGKTSLVRAVVQECGAHLIIISPHSVHRAHAGESEKVLREAFSEASSHAMLGKPSVIFIDEIDALCPRRDFRREQDVRVASQLFTLMDSSKPSSNSAPQVIVVASTNRVDAIDPALRRSGRFDAEVEVTTPTEEERLQILKLYTKKVPLDPNVDLRTLAASCNGYVGADLEALCREATIFAVKRSSDANEDASVLSLTIEDWEHAKTIVGPSITRGVTVEIPKVTWEDIGGLKDLKKKLRQAVEWPIKHSAAFSRLGVSPVRGILLHGPPGCSKTTLAKAAAHAAQASFFSLSGAELYSMYVGEGEALLRNTFQRARLAAPSIIFFDEADVVAAKREFLFWLLQIVLTQLMLHLCALDALIWERNTGIWDEVSVSITKTSLVRAVVQECGAHLIIISPHSVHRAHAGESEKALREAFSEASSHAMLGKPSVIFVDEIDALCPRRDFRREQDVRVASQFFTLMDSSKPSSNSAPQVVVVASTNRVDAIDPALRRSGRFDADVEVTTPTEEERLQILKLYTKKVPLDPNVDLSTIAASCNGYVGADLEALCREATIFAVKRSSDANEDASVLSLTIEDWEHAKTIAGPSIKRGVTVEIPKVTREDIGGLKDLKKKLRQAVEWPIKHSAAFSRLGISPIRGILLHGPPGCSKTTLAKAAAHAAQASFFSLRFLRLGNS
- the LOC126719029 gene encoding cell division control protein 48 homolog B isoform X10, which encodes MESEGSNISNDNKENKQWRAEEAIAGNAEALQALRELITFPLYYSSQAKKLGLKWPKGLLLYGPPGTGKTSLVRAVVQECGAHLIIISPHSVHRAHAGESEKVLREAFSEASSHAMLGKPSVIFIDEIDALCPRRDFRREQDVRVASQLFTLMDSSKPSSNSAPQVIVVASTNRVDAIDPALRRSGRFDAEVEVTTPTEEERLQILKLYTKKVPLDPNVDLRTLAASCNGYVGADLEALCREATIFAVKRSSDANEDASVLSLTIEDWEHAKTIVGPSITRGVTVEIPKVTWEDIGGLKDLKKKLRQAVEWPIKHSAAFSRLGVSPVRGILLHGPPGCSKTTLAKAAAHAAQASFFSLSGAELYSMYVGEGEALLRNTFQRARLAAPSIIFFDEADVVAAKRGGSSSSNITVGERLLSTLLTEMDGLEEAKGILVLAATNRPHAIDAALMRPGRFDLVLYVPLPDLEGRYEILRVHTRSMKIGPDVDLRRIAGDTELFTGAELEGLCREAGIVALREDITATVVCDQHFQIVKDSLKPALTRAEIDSYALFMKNPSVKRSGEFVSSVKNDSKHKKETLGPLFILKVGVVSFILLLNIFSLVQIKPYLN
- the LOC126719029 gene encoding cell division control protein 48 homolog B isoform X9 — encoded protein: MESEGSNISNDNKENKQWRAEEAIAGNAEALQALRELITFPLYYSSQAKKLGLKWPKGLLLYGPPGTGKTSLVRAVVQECGAHLIIISPHSVHRAHAGESEKVLREAFSEASSHAMLGKPSVIFIDEIDALCPRRDFRREQDVRVASQLFTLMDSSKPSSNSAPQVIVVASTNRVDAIDPALRRSGRFDAEVEVTTPTEEERLQILKLYTKKVPLDPNVDLRTLAASCNGYVGADLEALCREATIFAVKRSSDANEDASVLSLTIEDWEHAKTIVGPSITRGVTVEIPKVTWEDIGGLKDLKKKLRQAVEWPIKHSAAFSRLGVSPVRGILLHGPPGCSKTTLAKAAAHAAQASFFSLSGAELYSMYVGEGEALLRNTFQRARLAAPSIIFFDEADVVAAKRGGSSSSNITVGERLLSTLLTEMDGLEEAKGILVLAATNRPHAIDAALMCPGRFDLVLYVPLPDLEGRYEILRVHTRSMKIGPDVDLRRIAGDTELFTGAELEGLCREAGIVALREDITATVVCDQHFQIVKDSLKPALTRAEIDSYALFMKNPSVKRSGEFVSSVKNDSKHKKETLGPLFILKVGVVSFILLLNIFSLVQIKPYLN
- the LOC126719029 gene encoding cell division control protein 48 homolog B isoform X13, which encodes MESEGSNISNDNKENKQWRAEEAIAGNAEALQALRELITFPLYYSSQAKKLGLKWPKGLLLYGPPGTGKTSLVRAVVQECGAHLIIISPHSVHRAHAGESEKVLREAFSEASSHAMLGKPSVIFIDEIDALCPRRDFRREQDVRVASQLFTLMDSSKPSSNSAPQVIVVASTNRVDAIDPALRRSGRFDAEVEVTTPTEEERLQILKLYTKKVPLDPNVDLRTLAASCNGYVGADLEALCREATIFAVKRSSDANEDASVLSLTIEDWEHAKTIVGPSITRGVTVEIPKVTWEDIGGLKDLKKKLRQAVEWPIKHSAAFSRLGVSPVRGILLHGPPGCSKTTLAKAAAHAAQASFFSLSGAELYSMYVGEGEALLRNTFQRARLAAPSIIFFDEADVVAAKRGGSSSSNITVGERLLSTLLTEMDGLEEAKGILVLAATNRPHAIDAALMRPGRFDLVRKFVHCVLHVHSSICTTTRSRRSVRDTSCTYT
- the LOC126719029 gene encoding cell division control protein 48 homolog B isoform X7, with amino-acid sequence MESEGSNISNDNKENKQWRAEEAIAGNAEALQALRELITFPLYYSSQAKKLGLKWPKGLLLYGPPGTGKTSLVRAVVQECGAHLIIISPHSVHRAHAGESEKVLREAFSEASSHAMLGKPSVIFIDEIDALCPRRDFRREQDVRVASQLFTLMDSSKPSSNSAPQVIVVASTNRVDAIDPALRRSGRFDAEVEVTTPTEEERLQILKLYTKKVPLDPNVDLRTLAASCNGYVGADLEALCREATIFAVKRSSDANEDASVLSLTIEDWEHAKTIVGPSITRGVTVEIPKVTWEDIGGLKDLKKKLRQAVEWPIKHSAAFSRLGVSPVRGILLHGPPGCSKTTLAKAAAHAAQASFFSLSGAELYSMYVGEGEALLRNTFQRARLAAPSIIFFDEADVVAAKRGGSSSSNITVGERLLSTLLTEMDGLEEAKGILVLAATNRPHAIDAALMRPGRFDLVLYVPLPDLEGRYEILRVHTRNMKIGPNVDLRRIAEDTELFTGAELEGLCREAGIVALREDITATVVCDRHFQIVKDSLKPALTRAEIDSYASFMKNPSVKRSGEFVSSVKNDSKHKKETLGPLFTLKVGVVSFILLAVAAAAAKYFLTSTDQTLLELATT